A window of Mercenaria mercenaria strain notata chromosome 16, MADL_Memer_1, whole genome shotgun sequence contains these coding sequences:
- the LOC123540265 gene encoding alpha-amylase-like: MPPLYHASVLSRNMMIAVALLTIVILPHVVVGGPYSSPQCASGRDSIVHLFEWKWTDIKAECERFLGPYGFCGVQVSPPNENAVVTNPNRPWWERYQPVSYKVISRSGNEQEFRDMVTTCNKVGVRIYVDSVINHMTGGYSGTGTGGDHFDGGSCSYPAVPFGSQDCNGGDVCHTSDGSIHNYNNPAEVRNCELVGLSDLRLSKDYVRGKIAGYFNHLIDMGVAGFRVDAAKHMWPGDLENVFARLHNLRSDAFGSGKKPFIFQEVIDMGGEAIKMDEYFGTGRVTNFIYGVKLADIFLRHSNQAKWLGNFGEKWGMPSSYDVVVFLNNHDNQRGHGGGGAPITFWDPKPMKIATAFMLAHPYGFPRIMSSYRWNRNIQNGDDTNNWEGPPHNSDMSTKDVQINADLSCGGGWVCEHRWRQVYNMVGFRNVVAGTSLTNFHSYGDQAISFSRGDKGFIALVGDNSSLNQNINTGLPAGSYCDVISGNYLNGACTGKTVHVDGSGQAHISINGHSDDPVVAIHVGAKVGSPKKVTT; this comes from the exons ATGCCACCGTTGTATCACGCATCAGTGTTAAGTAGGAACATGATGATAGCAGTGGCATTACTAACAATTGTGATTTTACCACACG ttGTCGTAGGCGGTCCATACAGTAGTCCACAATGTGCGTCAGGCCGTGATTCAATTGTTCATCTGTTCGAGTGGAAATGGACAGACATAAAAGCAGAATGTGAGAGGTTTCTTGGTCCATACGGATTCTGTGGTGTTCAG GTCTCGCCGCCAAACGAAAACGCTGTCGTCACCAACCCAAACCGTCCTTGGTGGGAAAGATACCAACCTGTGAGCTATAAAGTGATCTCAAGAAGCGGAAATGAACAAGAGTTTAGGGATATGGTAACAACATGCAACAAGGTCGGGGTCAG aatCTATGTAGACAGCGTTATTAACCATATGACCGGAGGATACTCCGGAACAGGTACCGGAGGAGACCATTTTGACGGCGGGAGTTGTAGTTACCCAGCGGTACCATTCGGCAGCCAGGACTGTAATGGCGGTGATGTATGTCATACAAGCGACGGATCCATCCATAATTACAACAATCCTGCGGAAGTTCGAAACTGTGAATTGGTCGGTTTGTCCGATCTCCGTCTATCGAAGGATTATGTTAGGGGTAAAATTGCAGGATATTTTAACCATCTTATTGACATGGGTGTTGCGGGATTTAGAGTTGATGCCGCGAAACACATGTGGCCAGGAGATCTGGAAAACGTATTTGCAAGACTTCACAACCTTAGAAGCGATGCATTCGGTTCTGGAAAAAAGCCATTTATTTTCCAAGAAGTCATCGACATGGGTGGTGAAGCGATAAAAATGGACGAATATTTTGGCACGGGCAGAGTCACTAACTTTATCTATGGTGTTAAGCTAGCTGACATTTTTCTCCGACATTCAAACCAAGCGAAATGGCTTGGTAACTTTGGAGAAAAATGGGGCATGCCCAGTTCATATGACGTTGTTGTATTCCTCAATAACCATGACAACCAAAGAGGACACGGTGGCGGAG GCGCCCCTATAACGTTCTGGGACCCTAAACCAATGAAAATTGCAACAGCTTTCATGTTGGCCCATCCATATGGATTCCCTAGGATCATGAGTAGCTACCGTTGGAACAG GAATATTCAGAATGGAGATGACACAAACAATTGGGAAGGACCACCACACAACAGTGATATGAGTACAAAGGATGTTCAGATCAACGCTGATCTCTCTTGTGGAGGCGGCTGG GTATGCGAGCACAGATGGCGCCAAGTTTACAATATGGTGGGCTTCAGGAATGTTGTTGCTGGTACCTCGCTCACAAATTTCCATTCCTACGGGGACCAGGCCATTTCATTTTCGCGAGGGGATAAAGGTTTCATTGCCCTTGTTGGTGATAACAGCTCTTTGAATCAAAACATTAACACAGGACTCCCGGCTGGAAGTTAttgtgacgtcatttccggaAATTATTTAAATGGCGCGTGTACCGGAAAAACTGTTCATGTGGATGGCAGTGGTCAAGCTCACATCAGT